A DNA window from Haloactinospora alba contains the following coding sequences:
- a CDS encoding sugar ABC transporter permease encodes MAQQTPVATGPDDSPATGPDPRMIVTTISPRGLMEAGMRRLRGGELGPLPVLVGLVVICVVFQTLNDRFLSPQNLSNLTVQIVGIGLMSTGVIMVLLLGEIDISVGSVAGVSGAVLAVLATTQGVPEWAALAGAVATGAAIGIIHGTIFAKIGVPALVVTLAGLIGWQGAQLYLLGDEGTINISYDGLIAGLTQTYFPPAVGWAIACAAIVWYFTATYAGERRRASAGLAAKPTVEVVVRTVLLAVPALAAVAVLNQFKGVPLAFLIFVGFVVAFDLMLRKTRYGRMVFAVGGNAEAARRAGINVDLIRVSVFGLASALSGIGGIMLVSRSFSASQATAAGDELMMAIAAAVIGGTSLFGGRGNSYSALLGGLVLGAIQSGLYLLQMDASVRFMITAVVLLIAVVLDAVSRRTRRAHARG; translated from the coding sequence ATGGCACAACAGACCCCTGTCGCCACAGGGCCGGACGACTCTCCGGCCACCGGGCCCGATCCGAGAATGATCGTCACCACCATCTCGCCCCGCGGGTTGATGGAGGCGGGAATGCGCCGCCTGCGCGGTGGTGAGCTGGGACCGCTGCCCGTGCTCGTCGGCCTGGTTGTTATCTGCGTGGTCTTCCAGACACTGAACGACCGCTTCCTCTCGCCACAGAACCTGTCCAACCTCACGGTGCAGATCGTCGGTATCGGGCTGATGTCGACCGGCGTGATCATGGTGCTGCTGCTCGGCGAGATCGACATATCGGTCGGGTCGGTCGCCGGTGTCTCCGGTGCGGTGCTGGCCGTCCTCGCCACAACACAGGGAGTGCCCGAATGGGCCGCCCTCGCCGGTGCCGTCGCCACCGGGGCCGCCATCGGGATCATCCACGGCACGATCTTCGCCAAGATCGGGGTTCCCGCGCTCGTCGTAACGCTGGCCGGGCTGATCGGTTGGCAGGGGGCACAGCTCTACCTGCTCGGTGACGAGGGCACCATCAACATCTCCTACGACGGTCTCATCGCGGGCCTGACCCAGACCTACTTCCCTCCCGCGGTCGGATGGGCCATCGCCTGCGCCGCGATCGTGTGGTACTTCACCGCCACGTACGCCGGCGAGCGGCGCCGCGCCTCCGCGGGACTCGCGGCCAAACCCACGGTGGAGGTGGTGGTCCGGACGGTCCTGCTGGCCGTTCCGGCCCTGGCCGCGGTGGCCGTACTCAACCAGTTCAAGGGCGTGCCCCTGGCTTTCCTCATCTTCGTGGGGTTCGTGGTCGCCTTCGACCTGATGCTGCGGAAAACCCGCTACGGGCGGATGGTCTTCGCCGTCGGCGGTAACGCGGAAGCGGCCCGCCGCGCGGGAATCAATGTCGACCTGATCCGGGTGTCGGTGTTCGGACTCGCCTCGGCCCTCTCCGGAATCGGCGGCATCATGCTGGTCTCCCGGTCCTTCTCCGCGAGCCAGGCGACCGCCGCGGGAGACGAGCTGATGATGGCGATAGCCGCGGCCGTGATCGGGGGCACCAGCCTGTTCGGAGGGCGCGGAAACTCCTACTCCGCACTGTTGGGTGGGCTGGTTCTCGGGGCGATCCAGTCGGGGCTGTACCTGTTGCAGATGGACGCCTCCGTGCGGTTCATGATCACGGCTGTCGTGCTGCTGATCGCTGTCGTGCTGGACGCCGTCTCGCGGCGGACCCGACGCGCCCACGCGCGAGGGTGA
- a CDS encoding sugar ABC transporter substrate-binding protein: MSRGSTVTRGALAVAASGVLLATGCTADGGGDVSVEEGFNVGLLLPESKTTRYEKFDKPYFEEALGELCENCELSYQNADQEIAKQQSQAEAMLTEGVDVLVLDAVDSESAGSIVQDAKSQGVPVVAYDRLAEGGVDYYVSFDNETVGEVQGEALLEAVDEEGADGEIVMINGAPTDPNADSYKTGAHNALDGEAEIGAEYDTPDWSPDKAQEQMEAAISDVGLDNISGVYSANDGMAAGVIAALKSAGAEELPPVTGQDAELAGIQRIIAGEQYMTIYKKIRPEARTAAEMAVAAATGEDYDGGERELREVTDGGGEDVPAVLLEPVPITKGQVRETVVEDGYYTVEEICTDDYSDTEFCQNAADT, from the coding sequence GTGAGTCGAGGAAGCACAGTCACGCGGGGCGCACTGGCCGTGGCAGCCTCCGGGGTACTGCTGGCTACCGGTTGTACGGCGGACGGCGGTGGCGACGTGAGCGTCGAGGAGGGTTTCAACGTCGGCCTGTTGCTGCCCGAGTCCAAGACCACGCGTTACGAGAAGTTCGACAAGCCCTACTTCGAGGAGGCGCTCGGCGAACTCTGCGAGAACTGCGAGCTCTCGTACCAGAACGCCGACCAGGAAATCGCCAAGCAGCAGTCGCAGGCCGAGGCGATGCTCACCGAGGGCGTGGACGTGCTGGTACTGGACGCTGTGGACTCCGAGTCGGCAGGCAGCATCGTCCAGGACGCCAAGAGCCAGGGTGTCCCGGTGGTCGCCTACGACCGGCTCGCTGAAGGCGGCGTGGACTACTACGTCTCCTTCGACAACGAGACCGTCGGAGAGGTGCAGGGCGAAGCGCTGCTGGAAGCCGTGGACGAGGAGGGGGCCGACGGCGAGATCGTCATGATCAACGGCGCCCCCACCGACCCCAACGCGGACTCGTACAAGACCGGGGCCCACAACGCCCTGGACGGTGAGGCGGAGATCGGCGCCGAGTACGACACCCCCGACTGGTCCCCGGACAAGGCGCAGGAACAGATGGAGGCCGCCATCTCCGACGTCGGACTGGACAACATCAGCGGGGTCTACTCCGCAAACGACGGGATGGCCGCCGGCGTCATCGCCGCGCTGAAGAGCGCCGGCGCGGAGGAGCTGCCCCCCGTCACGGGGCAGGACGCCGAACTCGCGGGGATCCAGCGCATCATCGCCGGTGAGCAGTACATGACGATCTACAAGAAGATCCGGCCCGAGGCGCGGACAGCGGCCGAGATGGCGGTCGCCGCGGCCACCGGCGAGGACTACGACGGAGGGGAGCGGGAACTGCGGGAGGTCACCGACGGTGGCGGTGAGGACGTCCCCGCGGTGCTCCTGGAGCCCGTCCCCATAACCAAGGGGCAGGTGCGCGAAACCGTCGTGGAGGACGGTTACTACACCGTCGAGGAGATCTGCACCGACGACTACTCCGACACCGAGTTCTGCCAGAACGCTGCGGACACGTGA
- a CDS encoding molybdopterin-dependent oxidoreductase, which translates to MSEQTGERPRARPAVGALCGIVAAGAGLAAAEAAGLAARPEATPLVAVGGEVIDATPRPVKELAVSVLGTADKAVLLAGMALALAGAAALLGVLALRRPGAAGAGVAVFTAIGAAAALDRPDSGALDAVPSLLGGGAAVVVLWLLVARAPEPTHGQEPREAAESAAVEAPAGPGARGAGTNRRRFVAAAGAVATVSAVGGTGARWYAASAAGRGPSSARFTLPEPASPAPPLPEGAELDIAGLDPFFTPNEDFYRIDTVLSVPRIAASEWRLRLHGRGAAEREYTIADLLNRADLIERDITLACVSNPVGGTYVGNARWIGVPLAGLLEEAGVRPPGEGGPADQLVSRSEDGMTIGTPVADVMDGRDAMLALGMNGEPLPQRHGFPVRMVVPGLYGYVSACKWLVELELTTFEDYDPYWVPRGWAEKAPVKTQSRIDTPGDGANVSAGTVPVAGVAWAQHRGIEAVEVRVDDGEWQRARLSAEDTADTWRQWVLEWDAEPGEHRISVRARDREGGVQTSRESPTSPDGATGHHGVAVTVTP; encoded by the coding sequence ATGAGTGAGCAGACAGGGGAACGTCCGAGAGCACGCCCCGCGGTGGGCGCCCTGTGTGGGATCGTCGCCGCCGGTGCGGGACTCGCCGCCGCGGAGGCGGCGGGACTGGCCGCCCGACCGGAGGCCACACCGCTCGTCGCCGTCGGGGGCGAGGTCATCGACGCGACGCCCCGGCCGGTGAAGGAGCTCGCTGTCTCCGTCCTCGGTACCGCGGACAAGGCGGTGCTGCTCGCGGGGATGGCGCTCGCCCTGGCGGGAGCCGCAGCACTGCTCGGGGTGCTCGCGCTGCGGAGACCGGGGGCCGCGGGGGCGGGAGTGGCGGTGTTCACCGCGATCGGTGCCGCAGCGGCCCTGGACCGTCCCGACAGTGGGGCGCTGGATGCCGTGCCGAGCCTGCTCGGCGGAGGGGCAGCGGTCGTCGTGCTGTGGCTGCTCGTGGCCCGGGCTCCGGAGCCGACCCATGGACAGGAGCCCCGTGAGGCGGCGGAGAGCGCTGCCGTGGAGGCGCCAGCCGGTCCGGGGGCCCGCGGTGCTGGAACCAACCGGCGCCGGTTCGTCGCCGCGGCGGGTGCCGTCGCCACGGTCTCCGCGGTGGGGGGAACGGGCGCCCGCTGGTACGCCGCGTCCGCCGCGGGCCGCGGCCCGTCCAGCGCGCGGTTCACCCTGCCGGAGCCGGCCTCGCCCGCGCCTCCGCTGCCGGAGGGGGCCGAACTCGACATCGCGGGGTTGGACCCGTTCTTCACCCCCAACGAGGACTTCTACCGCATCGACACCGTGCTGTCCGTGCCGCGGATCGCGGCCTCCGAATGGAGGCTGCGCCTGCACGGCAGGGGAGCGGCCGAGCGCGAGTACACCATCGCGGACCTGCTGAACCGCGCGGACCTGATCGAACGCGACATCACCCTCGCCTGCGTCTCCAACCCCGTGGGCGGTACCTACGTGGGGAACGCACGGTGGATCGGGGTGCCGTTGGCAGGGCTGTTGGAGGAAGCGGGCGTACGTCCGCCCGGCGAGGGCGGGCCGGCGGATCAGCTCGTCTCGCGTTCCGAGGACGGGATGACCATCGGTACACCGGTCGCCGACGTCATGGACGGGCGCGACGCCATGCTCGCCCTGGGGATGAACGGGGAGCCGCTGCCCCAACGGCACGGTTTCCCGGTGCGTATGGTCGTCCCGGGCCTGTACGGCTACGTGTCGGCGTGCAAGTGGCTGGTGGAGCTCGAGCTGACGACGTTCGAGGACTACGACCCCTACTGGGTGCCGCGCGGCTGGGCGGAGAAAGCTCCGGTCAAGACGCAGTCGCGTATCGACACCCCGGGCGACGGGGCGAACGTCAGCGCCGGAACCGTACCGGTCGCGGGTGTGGCGTGGGCGCAGCACCGCGGGATCGAGGCGGTCGAGGTCCGTGTCGACGACGGGGAGTGGCAGCGGGCTCGCCTGTCGGCGGAGGACACGGCGGACACCTGGCGGCAGTGGGTACTGGAGTGGGACGCGGAACCGGGTGAGCACCGGATCAGCGTGCGGGCGCGCGACCGGGAGGGCGGGGTACAGACCTCCCGGGAGTCCCCCACCTCTCCGGACGGCGCCACGGGCCACCACGGCGTCGCGGTGACCGTCACCCCCTGA
- a CDS encoding sulfite exporter TauE/SafE family protein — translation MPLSAVALPDMSFFLIAGTVVLIGATVQSSIGLGLGLIAAPVISFLEPSLMPGAILIATAVLPLLSLLAERRHVDWRGLAWGLPGRVPGSLTGAWIVAVLDPETLGAVVGSMVLVAVGLSLLSVRVPITPVSLFSAGAASGVTGTATSIGGPPLALLYQNESGPRVRATLAAFFLFGVGISLIVLTVTGQMGQREVWTGAVLVPCVIAGFLAGRPVRRVVDAGILRAALLAVVAVSGVVLIMRSLG, via the coding sequence ATGCCCTTATCCGCTGTCGCCCTTCCCGACATGTCGTTCTTCCTGATCGCCGGAACCGTGGTGCTGATCGGCGCGACGGTGCAGAGCAGCATCGGCCTCGGGCTGGGGCTCATCGCCGCTCCCGTGATCTCGTTCCTCGAACCGTCCCTCATGCCGGGAGCGATCCTGATCGCGACGGCGGTGCTTCCCCTGCTGTCCCTGCTCGCGGAACGACGCCACGTCGACTGGCGCGGCCTGGCCTGGGGGCTTCCCGGCCGCGTCCCCGGGTCCCTCACCGGAGCCTGGATCGTCGCCGTGCTGGACCCGGAGACCCTGGGGGCGGTGGTGGGATCGATGGTGCTGGTGGCGGTCGGGCTGAGCCTGTTGTCGGTACGGGTCCCCATCACGCCGGTCTCGTTGTTCAGCGCTGGAGCCGCGTCGGGAGTCACGGGAACCGCCACGTCGATCGGCGGCCCTCCGCTCGCGCTCCTCTACCAGAACGAGTCGGGGCCACGCGTACGCGCGACCCTCGCCGCGTTCTTCCTGTTCGGGGTGGGAATATCCCTGATCGTACTCACGGTGACCGGGCAGATGGGGCAACGGGAAGTATGGACCGGGGCGGTGCTCGTCCCCTGCGTCATCGCCGGTTTCCTCGCCGGGCGCCCGGTGCGGCGCGTGGTGGACGCCGGGATCCTGCGTGCCGCGCTGCTGGCGGTGGTCGCCGTGTCCGGCGTGGTACTGATCATGCGGTCACTGGGCTGA
- a CDS encoding ATP-binding cassette domain-containing protein, with product MSTPVLELSGITKRFGAVQALAGVDLRVAAGEVVAVLGDNGAGKSTLVKAIAGVGPADTGSILWEGQEVSITKPGDAQRLGIATIYQDLALCDNLDIVGNLFLGAEQMRHGVLDELEMERRAKELLDSLAVNVPSLRVPAATLSGGQRQIIAIARSLLGSPKVVMLDEPTAALGVAQTAQVLDLIERLRDQGHAIILISHNMADVRAVADRAAVLRLGRNAGDFRVEDTAYEEIVAAITGAADNSATLRAEHSSAVGTEEA from the coding sequence ATGAGTACACCGGTCCTGGAGCTTTCCGGGATTACCAAGAGATTCGGTGCCGTCCAGGCGCTTGCCGGGGTGGACCTGCGGGTGGCCGCCGGAGAGGTCGTGGCGGTGCTGGGCGACAACGGCGCCGGCAAGTCCACGCTCGTGAAGGCGATCGCGGGCGTGGGGCCGGCGGACACGGGCAGCATCCTGTGGGAGGGCCAGGAGGTCAGCATCACCAAGCCCGGTGACGCGCAGCGGCTCGGGATCGCTACGATCTACCAGGACCTCGCGCTTTGCGACAATCTCGACATCGTGGGCAACCTGTTCCTCGGTGCTGAGCAGATGCGCCACGGGGTCCTGGACGAGCTGGAGATGGAGCGGCGCGCCAAGGAGCTCCTGGACTCGCTCGCGGTGAACGTCCCCAGTCTGCGGGTTCCCGCCGCGACACTGTCCGGAGGCCAGCGGCAGATCATCGCCATAGCGCGTTCCCTCCTGGGATCCCCCAAGGTCGTGATGCTGGACGAACCGACCGCGGCGCTCGGGGTGGCCCAGACCGCCCAGGTGCTCGACCTGATCGAACGCCTCCGCGACCAGGGGCACGCCATCATCCTGATCAGCCACAACATGGCCGACGTCCGGGCGGTCGCCGACCGTGCGGCCGTGCTGCGACTGGGGCGCAACGCGGGAGACTTCCGGGTCGAGGACACCGCCTACGAGGAGATCGTGGCGGCTATCACCGGCGCGGCGGACAATTCGGCCACCCTGCGTGCCGAGCACTCCTCGGCGGTGGGAACGGAGGAGGCGTGA
- the mug gene encoding G/U mismatch-specific DNA glycosylase has protein sequence MAGPTKDELTAARGATVADVIAPGLRLLFCGINPGLYSGHTGLHFARPGNRFWPSLHHAGLTPRRLAPSEQHLLPQWGMGITNLVSRATGRADELSAQELRAGGQELVQRVTDHRPAALAVLGVTAYRQAFGRPHARVGEQEETVGGVLLWVLPNPSGLNAHWDVPSIAAEMATLWKRVPPANGAVAASGPSGPG, from the coding sequence ATGGCGGGACCGACCAAGGACGAACTGACAGCCGCGCGTGGTGCCACGGTTGCCGATGTCATCGCGCCCGGGCTGCGACTCCTCTTCTGCGGCATCAACCCCGGGCTGTACTCCGGCCACACGGGCCTGCATTTCGCACGGCCCGGAAACCGGTTCTGGCCGTCCCTGCACCACGCCGGACTCACGCCGCGGCGCCTCGCCCCTTCGGAGCAGCACCTGCTTCCGCAGTGGGGCATGGGCATCACGAACCTGGTCTCCCGCGCCACCGGGCGCGCTGACGAGCTGTCGGCCCAGGAGCTGAGGGCCGGAGGACAGGAACTGGTCCAGCGGGTGACCGACCACCGGCCCGCCGCGCTCGCCGTGCTGGGTGTCACCGCCTACCGTCAGGCGTTCGGCCGCCCCCACGCGCGGGTGGGAGAGCAGGAGGAGACGGTTGGTGGCGTTCTGCTGTGGGTACTGCCGAACCCCAGCGGCCTGAACGCCCACTGGGACGTTCCCTCGATAGCTGCGGAGATGGCGACGTTGTGGAAGCGGGTCCCTCCAGCGAACGGGGCGGTCGCAGCTTCCGGTCCGTCTGGTCCGGGATAG
- a CDS encoding nucleoside/nucleotide kinase family protein: protein MPAIRTDTPEWPSAGAELLLSLPTAPGGFRLVAVEGRSGSGKSTVADRIAAELRAPVVRMDDLYPGWEGLAAVVPLVRRWIVEPLRHGRAPCWQRYDWDLGRRAEWRETPVAETLLIEGCGTGAAELRPFLCALVWVETPPEVRQRRLAARWDAGVYAPYRSTWSRQEDAFYAENRPCAHAHLTVDNGTDLPLP from the coding sequence GTGCCTGCTATCCGCACCGACACCCCGGAGTGGCCCTCCGCAGGGGCCGAACTCCTACTCAGTCTGCCAACAGCCCCCGGAGGGTTCCGCCTCGTGGCCGTCGAGGGACGCTCCGGTTCCGGGAAAAGCACCGTCGCCGACAGGATCGCCGCCGAGCTGCGCGCTCCCGTGGTACGGATGGACGACCTGTACCCGGGTTGGGAGGGACTTGCCGCGGTGGTACCGCTGGTGCGGCGCTGGATCGTCGAACCGCTGCGCCACGGTCGCGCGCCCTGCTGGCAGCGTTACGACTGGGATCTCGGCCGGCGCGCCGAATGGCGGGAGACACCGGTCGCGGAGACTCTGTTGATCGAGGGGTGCGGCACGGGAGCGGCGGAGCTGCGGCCGTTCCTGTGCGCCCTGGTATGGGTGGAGACCCCGCCGGAGGTACGACAGCGGCGGTTGGCGGCTCGCTGGGACGCCGGCGTCTACGCGCCCTACCGCAGTACCTGGTCCCGCCAGGAGGACGCCTTCTACGCCGAGAACCGTCCCTGCGCCCACGCCCACCTGACCGTCGACAACGGCACGGACCTCCCTCTTCCCTGA
- a CDS encoding ROK family transcriptional regulator translates to MGDAGVTPGSQAALRQANQQRVVEVLRESGTLTQAEIARSTGLSAASVSNIVRNLRSTGAVSVISTSANGRRARAITLVRSPNAVLAIDFSFVTLTVALGDGQGAVLARESISYDVAADPERSVRRAVWLAETLLARSRVDHASVSLVCASVPGPVAPDSGEVSPITCMPRWAGFRPAASLSHRLGLPVVVENDANVCALAEVSVGAARGSRHVVYVRLGEGVGAGIVIDGHVFRGVGGTAGEIGHMALDSRGQVCRCGNRGCLETLVGAPYLLSMVPSQAGTESPAELGALIAAARSGDPGCQRVVSDAGTALGHGMGVVATMVNPQVVVVGGELAEAGDLLLEPMRRAMELGTLGSALGDLRVVAGELASDAPLRGALHIAAVSAG, encoded by the coding sequence GTGGGTGACGCTGGGGTGACACCGGGATCGCAGGCGGCCCTGCGGCAGGCCAACCAACAGCGGGTGGTCGAGGTGCTGCGCGAGTCGGGAACCCTCACCCAGGCGGAGATCGCGCGCAGTACGGGCCTGTCCGCGGCAAGCGTCTCCAACATCGTCCGGAACCTGCGCAGTACCGGTGCGGTCTCGGTCATCAGCACGTCCGCCAACGGGCGTCGGGCCCGGGCGATCACACTGGTGCGTTCCCCGAACGCCGTGCTGGCGATCGACTTCTCGTTCGTCACGCTCACCGTCGCTCTCGGGGACGGGCAGGGTGCGGTCCTGGCCCGGGAGTCGATCAGCTACGACGTAGCGGCCGACCCGGAGCGCAGTGTGCGGCGCGCGGTGTGGCTGGCGGAGACACTGCTGGCGCGGTCGAGGGTGGACCACGCGAGCGTGTCCCTGGTGTGTGCCTCCGTACCCGGCCCGGTCGCTCCGGACAGCGGGGAGGTCTCCCCGATAACGTGCATGCCGCGTTGGGCGGGGTTCCGCCCCGCCGCGTCGTTGTCCCACCGGCTCGGCCTGCCGGTGGTGGTGGAGAACGACGCCAACGTCTGCGCTCTGGCGGAGGTCTCGGTCGGGGCCGCGCGCGGTTCGCGCCACGTCGTCTACGTGCGGCTGGGTGAGGGCGTGGGCGCGGGGATCGTGATCGACGGGCACGTGTTCCGCGGGGTGGGGGGAACCGCCGGCGAGATCGGCCATATGGCGCTGGACTCTCGGGGGCAGGTGTGCCGGTGCGGTAACCGGGGGTGCCTGGAGACGCTGGTGGGAGCGCCGTACCTGCTGAGCATGGTGCCGTCCCAGGCGGGAACGGAGTCCCCCGCGGAGCTGGGCGCGTTGATCGCGGCCGCCCGGTCCGGTGACCCGGGATGCCAGCGGGTCGTGAGCGACGCGGGTACCGCCCTCGGACACGGTATGGGGGTGGTCGCGACCATGGTGAACCCTCAGGTGGTCGTGGTCGGCGGGGAGCTGGCCGAGGCGGGGGACCTGTTGCTGGAACCGATGCGGCGCGCCATGGAGCTGGGGACGCTCGGTAGCGCGTTGGGTGACCTGCGGGTCGTGGCGGGCGAGCTCGCCTCCGACGCCCCTCTGCGGGGGGCACTGCACATCGCCGCGGTTTCCGCTGGCTGA
- the acnA gene encoding aconitate hydratase AcnA encodes MSANSFGSRDTLRVGDESYEYFRLDAVEGAQRLPYSLKVLMENLLRTEDGQNVTAEHIRALGNWDPTAQPHQEIQFTPSRVIMQDFTGVPCVVDLATMREAVGALGGNPDEINPLAPAELVIDHSVVVDLFGSPDAFERNVEIEYERNYERYKFLRWGQTAFDEFRVVPPGTGIVHQANIENLARVTMNRNGQIYPDTCVGTDSHTTMQNGLGILGWGVGGIEAEAAMLGQPISMLIPRVVGFKLTGQLRPGTTATDLVLTITEMLREHGAVGKFVEFYGEGVASVPLANRATIGNMSPEFGSTAAIFPLDEEAIRYMRLTGRSAEHTDLVETYAKAQGLWHDPAHEPVYSEYLELDLGDVVPSIAGPKRPQDRIAVSEAKPTWRRNVQEYVHDDGIQTGVDEASAESFPASDAPAVHINGGDAVAEHTAKQSIRRPHKPVPVTLADGTETEVDHGAVVIAAITSCTNTSNPSVMIGAALLAKHAVEKGLNRKPWVKTSLAPGSTVVTDYYERSGLTPYLEKLGFHLVGYGCTTCIGNSGPLPEEISKAVQDNDLAVTSVLSGNRNFEGRINPDVKMNYLASPPLVVAYALAGSMDVDITTEPLGTDQDGNPVYLADIWPSPEEIQEVIDSAIASDMYVNAYADVFAGDDRWHALPTPTGNTFEWDEESTYVRKPPFFDGMGQEPEPVGDISGARALAKLGDSVTTDHISPAGAIKPDSPAGQYLKANGVERKDFNSYGSRRGNHEVMIRGTFANIRLRNELAQGAEGGYTRDFTQAENPADAPVTFIYDAAQNYAAQNTPLVVLAGKEYGSGSSRDWAAKGTRLLGVQAVLAESYERIHRSNLIGMGVLPLQFPQGQSADSLGLTGEETFSITGVTTLNEGTIPRTVRVSTDSGVEFDADVRIDTPGEADYYRNGGILQYVLRQLIQK; translated from the coding sequence GTGTCGGCGAACAGCTTCGGCAGCCGTGACACGCTGCGCGTTGGCGACGAATCCTACGAGTACTTCCGCTTGGACGCGGTCGAGGGGGCGCAGCGCCTTCCCTACAGCTTGAAGGTGCTGATGGAGAACCTCCTGCGCACCGAGGACGGTCAGAACGTGACGGCCGAACACATCCGGGCGCTCGGGAACTGGGACCCCACCGCCCAGCCGCACCAGGAGATCCAGTTCACCCCCTCCCGGGTGATCATGCAGGACTTCACCGGTGTGCCGTGTGTGGTGGACCTCGCGACGATGCGCGAGGCAGTGGGGGCCCTGGGCGGGAACCCGGACGAAATCAACCCCCTGGCCCCCGCGGAGCTCGTGATCGACCACTCCGTGGTCGTGGACCTCTTCGGTAGCCCGGACGCGTTCGAGCGCAACGTCGAGATCGAGTACGAACGAAACTACGAGCGGTACAAGTTCCTGCGGTGGGGACAGACCGCCTTCGACGAGTTCCGGGTCGTCCCGCCCGGAACCGGCATCGTGCACCAGGCCAACATCGAGAACCTGGCCCGGGTCACGATGAACCGCAACGGCCAGATCTACCCGGACACCTGCGTGGGAACCGACTCCCACACCACGATGCAGAACGGTCTGGGCATCCTGGGCTGGGGAGTCGGCGGTATCGAGGCCGAGGCCGCCATGCTCGGCCAGCCGATCTCGATGCTCATCCCGCGCGTCGTGGGCTTCAAGCTCACCGGTCAGCTCCGCCCCGGAACCACCGCGACCGACCTCGTGCTGACCATCACCGAGATGCTGCGTGAGCACGGGGCCGTCGGCAAGTTCGTCGAGTTCTACGGCGAGGGCGTGGCCTCGGTCCCGCTGGCGAACCGCGCCACCATCGGCAACATGAGCCCCGAGTTCGGTTCCACAGCGGCGATCTTCCCGCTGGACGAGGAAGCCATCCGCTACATGCGCCTGACCGGGCGCAGCGCCGAGCACACCGACCTGGTGGAGACCTACGCCAAAGCCCAGGGGCTGTGGCACGACCCCGCCCACGAGCCGGTCTACTCGGAGTACCTGGAACTGGACCTGGGCGACGTCGTTCCCTCCATCGCCGGTCCCAAGCGTCCCCAGGACCGGATCGCCGTGTCGGAGGCCAAGCCCACCTGGCGCCGGAACGTCCAGGAGTACGTGCACGACGACGGCATCCAGACCGGGGTCGACGAGGCCTCCGCCGAGTCCTTCCCCGCATCCGACGCCCCCGCGGTCCACATCAACGGCGGCGACGCCGTGGCCGAGCACACCGCCAAGCAGAGCATCCGGCGCCCGCACAAGCCGGTTCCGGTCACGCTGGCCGACGGCACCGAGACCGAGGTCGACCACGGTGCTGTGGTGATCGCCGCGATCACGTCGTGCACCAACACCTCCAACCCCTCGGTGATGATCGGCGCGGCCCTGCTCGCCAAGCACGCGGTGGAGAAGGGCCTGAACCGGAAGCCGTGGGTGAAGACCTCGCTGGCGCCCGGCTCCACGGTCGTGACCGACTACTACGAGCGCTCGGGCCTCACGCCCTACCTGGAGAAGCTCGGGTTCCACCTCGTCGGCTACGGCTGCACCACCTGCATCGGTAACTCCGGCCCGCTCCCGGAGGAGATCTCCAAGGCCGTGCAGGACAACGACCTGGCCGTCACGTCGGTGCTGTCCGGCAACCGCAACTTCGAGGGCCGGATCAACCCGGACGTGAAGATGAACTACCTGGCCTCGCCGCCGCTCGTGGTGGCCTACGCCCTGGCCGGGTCGATGGACGTCGACATCACCACCGAGCCGCTGGGTACCGACCAGGACGGCAACCCGGTCTACCTGGCCGACATCTGGCCGTCGCCGGAGGAGATCCAGGAGGTCATCGACTCCGCGATCGCCTCCGACATGTACGTCAACGCCTACGCGGACGTGTTCGCCGGGGACGACCGGTGGCACGCCCTGCCCACACCCACCGGAAACACCTTCGAGTGGGACGAGGAGTCCACCTACGTCCGCAAGCCCCCGTTCTTCGACGGGATGGGGCAGGAACCGGAGCCGGTCGGTGACATCTCCGGTGCCCGCGCCCTGGCCAAACTGGGCGACTCGGTCACCACCGACCACATCTCACCAGCCGGCGCGATCAAGCCGGACAGTCCGGCGGGTCAGTACCTCAAGGCCAACGGGGTCGAGCGCAAGGACTTCAACTCCTACGGGTCGCGGCGCGGCAACCACGAGGTGATGATCCGCGGGACGTTCGCCAACATCCGGCTACGCAACGAGCTGGCCCAGGGTGCCGAGGGCGGCTACACCCGCGACTTCACCCAGGCGGAGAACCCGGCCGACGCCCCGGTGACGTTCATCTACGACGCCGCCCAGAACTACGCCGCCCAGAACACACCGCTGGTGGTGCTGGCGGGTAAGGAGTACGGATCCGGCTCCTCGCGCGACTGGGCGGCCAAGGGCACCCGTCTGCTGGGTGTGCAGGCCGTGCTCGCCGAGTCCTACGAGCGCATCCACCGTTCCAACCTGATCGGCATGGGTGTGCTCCCGTTGCAGTTCCCCCAGGGGCAGTCCGCCGACTCGCTGGGCCTGACCGGTGAGGAGACGTTCTCCATCACCGGGGTCACCACCCTCAACGAGGGGACGATCCCGCGGACGGTACGGGTGAGCACCGACAGCGGGGTGGAGTTCGACGCCGACGTGCGGATCGACACCCCCGGTGAGGCCGACTACTACCGCAACGGCGGCATCCTGCAGTACGTGCTGCGTCAGCTGATCCAGAAGTAA